A stretch of DNA from Rhodococcus sp. NBC_00297:
CGACGTCAGGGACGCGAAGTCCATCGGACGCGGGGGAGAGTCCCGGACCCACAGCTTCGCAACGGAATCGGCGGACTCCGTCTCGGTCAATGCACCGGCGGTGAACCGCATCTCGTAGTTGTTCGCCCAGGCGATGAACTCGGGGAAGTCGACCGTGTCGACGTCCGCGGGGTCGGGCATCGCGGGCGGCGACGACTCGAGGGCGTCCCAGGTGGTGCGGCGCGTACCGAAGACCGCGGTCGCGGTGGTGGCGACCGTGCCGTCCTGGCTCAGCTCCAGGTACCAGTGCTGGTTGCTGCGATTCGTCCGCACGGCGCGAGTGGAGATCTCGAACTCGCCCTCGGCGATGGGCCCCGCGAAGTTCACGGTCAGCGTCACCGGGTCGCCCAGTCGATCGGGATGAAGCTCGACGGCCCGGACCAGCGTCGCGGCGGTGAGCCCGCCGAAGGGGCCGACCATGTTGTTGTACGGCGCGGAGGTCCGGCCGCGGTAGCGACCGTCGCCCAGAGGCTCGAGGGTGAGGCCGTCGTCGAAGGCGTGCGATCCGGGGTAAGTCATGAGTCGTCCTGATTCGGTAGTTGTATGCACCGAAGCATAACGGTGGTCTGAGCGGGGTCGTGACACCGCGGGTCGACTGGCGGATTCTGTTAGCGCTAACACGTCGCAAAGTGCAGTTCGGAGGACCCGTTGACATCTCTGATGTTATCGCTCACACTCGCTGGGCGGTGTGATTCACACCACTCGACAGCAGCATGATCCGCAGCACGGCGAATCGAATGCCGTCCCTGCCGACCAGCCACCACCCGAGGAGACACGATGAAGTTCCGACACCTACCGGTGGCTGCGGCCGCGGTGGCGATAGCGATCACGGTGACCGCGTGCGGGTCCAGCACGAAGACTGCCGACGTCGCCCCCTCGGCGGGAGGCGACACGGCCGGCGCTCTGATCGGCGTCACGATGCCGACGAAGTCGTCCGCCCGGTGGATCGCCGACGGCGACAACCTGAAGAGCGCGCTGGAGTCGAAGGGCTACAAGGTCGATCTGCAGTACGCGGAGAACGACATCCCCACCCAGGTCAACCAGATCGAGAACCAGATCACCCAGGGCGCGAAGCTGCTGATCGTCGCCTCCGTGGACGGCACCGCCATCACCACGCAGCTGCAGGAAGCCAAGGACAACGGCATCGGCGTCATCGCGTACGACCGCCTGATCCGCAACTCGCCGAACGTCGACTACTACGCCACCTTCGACAACTACAAGGTCGGCGTCGACCAGGCCACCTCGCTGCTGGTCGGCCTGGGCTTGAAGAACGAGGACGGCACCGACAAGGCCGATGCCCCCGCCGGCCCGTTCAACATCGAGGTCTTCGCCGGTTCGCCCGACGACAACAACGCCACCTTCTTCTTCGACGGTGCCATGGAGACCCTGAAGCCGTACCTGGACAAGGGAACCCTGAAGATCGGCAGCGGCGAGTCCGACTTCGAGACGGCCGCAACCCTTCGGTGGGACCCGGCGACCGCTCAGAAGCGCATGGAAGACCTGCTGACCAAGACGTACTCGTCGGGCCAGAAGGTGCAGGGCGTGCTGTCCCCGTACGACGGCCTGTCGATCGGAATCCTGTCCGCGCTGAAGAGCAACGGCTACGGAACCGCCGGACAGCCGTACCCGATCGTCACCGGCCAGGACGCCGAGGTTCCGTCGGTCAAGTCGATCATCGCCGGTGAGCAGTACGCCACCATCTACAAGGACACCCGCGAATTGGCGGCGGTCACCATCCAGATGGCACAGGCAGTTCTCGAGGGCCAGACCCCCGAGACCAACAACACGACCGATTACGACAACGGTGAGAAGGTCGTTCCCGCCTACCTGCTGCAGCCCGAGATCGTCTACAAGGACAACTACGAGAAGCTCCTCGTCGACGGCGGCTACTACACCGAGGATCAATTGAAGTGAGTTCGGCGATGACGAGTCAGATCTTGGAAATGCGCGGGATCACCAAGACGTTCCCGGGCGTGAAAGCACTGCAGGATGTCACCTTGACGGTGGAGCGCGGCGAAATACACGCGATCTGCGGCGAGAACGGCGCGGGAAAGTCCACGCTCATGAAGGTTCTGTCGGGTGTGTATCCCCATGACACATTCGACGGCGACATCGTGTTCGACGGTCAGGCCTGCGAGTTCTCCGACATCCGGAGCAGCGAAGCCAAGGGCATCGTCATCATCCACCAGGAACTCGCGCTCAGTCCGTATCTGTCGATCGCCGAGAACATCTTCCTCGGCAACGAGCGGTCCAAGCGTGGGTTCATCGACTGGAACCGCACCAACTCCGAGGCCGCAGCCCTACTGAACCGTGTAGGGCTGCGGGAGAACCCGGTCACCGTCGTCAACGACCTCGGTGTCGGAAAGCAGCAACTCGTGGAGATCGCGAAGGCACTGTCCAAGGACGTGACGCTGCTGATTCTCGACGAACCGACCGCAGCACTGAACGATTCGGATTCCACCCACCTCCTCGAATTGCTGCGCGGTCTGCGGGACGAGGGCATCACGTGCGTGATCATCTCGCACAAGCTCAACGAGATCGCGGCCATCGCCGACCGGACCACGATCATCCGGGACGGTCGGACCATCGAGACGCTGGACATGCGCAACCCGGATGTCACCGAGGATCGCATCATCTCGCTCATGGTCGGCCGCGATCTCGAGCACCGCTTCCCGCCGCACGAATCCACGGTGGGAGAGGAGGTGCTGCGGATCGAGGACTGGACCGTGCACAGCCCCACCCAGCACGGTCGGACCGTCGTGGACAAGGCGAATCTGACGCTCCGTCGCGGGGAGATCGTCGGTCTAGCCGGGCTGATGGGTGCCGGCCGCACGGAACTGGCCATGAGCGTCTTCGGGCGCAGCTACGGCACGGACATTTCCGGACGGTTGTACAAGTACGGCAAAGAGATTCACGTCAAGTCCGTCAACGACGCGATCGAGCACGGACTCGCGTACGCGACCGAAGATCGCAAGCGTTACGGCCTCAATCTGATCGACGACATCAAGCGCAACATCTCCACCGCGGCCCTGGACAAGTTGGTCGCACACGGATTCGTCGACGACAACCACGAGTACGAGGTTGCCGAGGGTTTCCGCAAGAGCATGAACATCAAGGCCCCCAACGTGGACGCCGTCGTCGGCAAGCTGTCCGGTGGCAACCAACAGAAGGTCGTGTTGAGCAAGTGGATCTTCAGCGATCCGGACGTGCTCATCCTCGACGAGCCGACGCGAGGGATCGACGTCGGCGCCAAGTTCGAAATCTATTCGATCATCAACAGCCTCGCCGATGCAGGAAAGGCCGTTCTCGTGATCTCGTCCGAGCTGCCCGAACTGTTGGGGCTGTGCGATCGGATCTACGCGCTGTCCGCAGGCCGCATCACCGGTGAGGTGACTCGGGAGGACGCGACGCAGGAATCTCTCATGCATCTCATGACCCGTGGAACAGGAGTACTTCGATGAATCAGCTGTCGACCGTCCGGGGGCTGCTCACGCGAAACCTCCGCCAGAGCGGAATCTTCATCGCGTTCGCGTTGATCATCCTGCTCTTCACCGCGCTCACCGGTGGCCAACTCCTGGTGCCGCAGAACATCAGCAACATGGTGGTGCAGAACTCCTACATCCTGATCCTGGCCATCGGCATGGTCGTGATCATCATCGCCGGCCACATCGACCTGTCCGTGGGATCGGTGGTCGCGGCCACCGGCGCCATCGCGGGTGTCCTCATGGTTCAACAGAACGTGCCATGGCCGCTGGCAGTGCTGATCACGCTGGTCGTGGGCGGACTGATCGGAGCGTGGCAGGGCTACTGGGTCGCGTACTTCGGCATCCCCGCGTTCATCGTCACGCTGGCCGGCATGCTCGTCTTCCGCGCCGTCACCCTCATCGTGCTGGGCAACCAGGGCATCGGGCCGTTCCCCGGACCGGTGCGGACACTGTCCAACGGCTTCCTCCCCGGATTCCTCGGCAACGTCGGCCTCGGACCCCTGGGCGGAGCCGACATCTTCACGCTGCTGGTCGCCATCGCTGCCATCGTCGGAATCGTGCTCAGCCAGTGGCGGACCCGCATGGGCCGGCAGAAGTACGGTCAGGTCGTCGATGCGTTGCCGCTGTTCATCGCCAAGCTCACCTTCGCCGGACTTCTCGTGCTCGCCATTGCTGTTCAGCTGGCGCGCTTCAAGAACTTGCCGTACGTCTTGATCCTCCTCGCCGTGCTCGTCATGGGGTACTCCACGCTGGCCGGTCGAACGGTATTCGGTCGCCACGTCTACGCCATCGGCGGCAACATCCACGCCGCATCGCTGTCGGGCATCAAGGTCAAGCCGGTCACGTTCTGGCTCTTCGTCAACATGGGTGTGCTGTCGGCCCTGGCGGGAATCATCTTCGCCGGGCGACTCAACCAGGCCGGTCCCACTGCGGGTAACGGATTCGAGCTCGACGCCATCGCGGCCGCCTTCATCGGTGGTGCAGCGGTGCAGGGCGGTGTCGGTCGCATCGTCGGCGCTCTGACCGGCGGACTGATCATCGCCGTCATCAACAGCGGAATGTCCCTCATCGGATCACCCAGCGAGCGAGTCCAGTTGGTCAAGGGCCTCGTCCTTCTCGCGGCCGTCGCCTTCGACATCTGGACGAAGCGTCGAGCCGCCAGCGGACGCGGAGGTGGACCCGACAAGGCCGAGAAACCGGCACCGTCCACTTACATGGGTCTCCCGGTTCCGGCCGAGATGCTGGGCGGCACCACCCCGTCCGCACCCGGCCCGGCCGTCACCGTGCCACCCTCCACGCCCAACTAAATAGGCATGAAGCGCTCGGGCGTGCTGAGATCAGGTACGACCATCGAGCGAACGGGGGGACGATGACGCCGACACGTGGACCGGCCATGACAGACGTGGCCCGACTCGCAGGCGTGTCCCACCAGACCGTGTCCCGCGTGATCAACGGTCACCCGAACGTCACCGAAGCAACGAGAGCTCGGGTCAACCAAGCGATCACACAGCTCGGGTATCGGCCCAACACCGCTGCTCGTGCGTTGGTCACCGGCAGCAACCGCACTATCGGCATCGTCGGGACCGGTCATGCTTTGCACGGACCGGTCTCGACGTTGTACAGCGTCGAACGTGCTGCCCGACAGGCTGGTTACTCGGTACTGGTGGGCGTCCCGACGTCGCTCGACGAGGACGCGATCAATGCGTGCGTCCGTCGGTTGCAGAAGCAAGGTGTCGACGGCGTCGTCGTGATCGCGCCTCTGCGAACCGACAACGGCGACATCGCCGGACTGGCCGGGGACCTTCCCCTCGTCGCGGTGGAGGGCTCGCCCGCCGGGGAACTGGCCGTCGTGTCCGTCGACCAGGTCGCGGGAGCGCGAGAAGCCACGTCGCACCTGTTGGAGCTCGGGCACCGCGAGGTGTGGCACGTGGCAGGTCCGCTCGGCTGGTACGAGGCGGCCGACCGGGTGAGCGGCTGGCGAATGGCTCACGAGGACAGGGGTATCGACCCGCCGCCGATGTTGAACGGGGACTGGACCGCCAAATCGGGGTGCGCCGCCGGCACTGTCCTGGCGCAGATCGCGGGCGTCACCGCGGTGTTCGCGGGAAACGACTCCATGGCCCTCGGGGTGCTCCGCGCCTTCGACGCCGCCGGCCGGAGCGTTCCGCGCGATGTCAGCGTGGTGGGCTTCGACGACGTGCCCGACGCCGAGTTCTACTCGCCTCCCCTGACCACGATCCGTCAGGAATTCGGCGAAGTGGGGATCCGGAGCGTCGAGATCCTGCTCGCACAGATCGAGTCCGGCACCCGAAGTACCCGGCGGTTCAGCATTGCGCCCAGGTTGGTGACTCGAGCGAGTACCGGTACGCCGCCCGACTGACGGGCGGGCGCGATGTCGTGGTCATCATGCATAGTGACCGGGCAGTCTGTTTCCTCGCGAAGGTGGATGTCCATGCGCAGTGCAACCTCGGTGCCCGACGACCGCTGGGTCGTGGTCGACGTCGAGACGTCAGGGCTGAAGGCGAACCGTGACCGGGTGTTGAGTGTTGCTGCCCTGACCCTGGACGATCACGGACGGGTCGGGAGTGAGATGTCGACACTCGTCAATCCCGGGTGCGATCCCGGGCCGGTCCACATTCACAACCTGACACCCGAGCGGCTGGCCGGTGCTCCGCGCTTCGAAGACATCGCGCCGCACCTCATGTCGATGCTCGACGGGCGCACGATGGTGGCTCACAACGCCAGCTTCGACCACGGATTCCTGAAGCTCGAATCGATGCGGGCCGGTCTGGACATGCCGACGCGTCAGCGGCTGTGCACCTTGGCTCTGTCCCGACGACTCCAGCCGGACCTCTCGAATCACAAGCTGTCCACCCTCGCTGCGCACTGGAAGGTGATGCAGTCCCAGGCGCACGACGCGTACGACGACGCCCGCGTCCTGGCGCAGATCTTCACCCACAGCTCTCGGCTCGCGCGCTCACTCGATCTGCCGCTCCCGGTCGTCACCTGCAGTGACCGCCTGACCCTCTACCCGGACTCCATCCCTCGAACGCAGTGCCCCTGGGAGAACCCCGGACGGCTCGATGTCGCGCACGGGTTGATCAGAGGGATGCGCGTCGTCATCAGCGGCGACACGCGCACCCCGCGACTGCGTCTGGCCGAGCAGTTGACCGATGCCGGGCTCGACGTGATGAACTCCGTCAGTAGGTACACCAGCGTCGTCGTCTGTTCCGATTCTGCGTCGGAGAGTGTGAAGGTGACTCGGGCGCGCTCGCAGGGCATTCCGGTAATTACGGAGTACGTGCTGCACGATCTGATGCGCGCCGTCCGCCCCGGCACCCGAAAGGGTCCGCGGAAGCCCGTCGTCGCGACGATGCCTCTGCCCACCCCGTCCGCCGCACCCTGGTCGACTCGCCGTGTCCTGGTGATGGGCGGATCCCACGCCGAGTCGGTGCTCATGCGGTCACGATTGATCCAACTGGGCGCCACCCCTGCCGTCAATCTGAGTGCAGGCGTGACCGACGTACTCCTGCTGTCCCACGGCGACGGTGACCCGCGTATGCCGCGCGTACGGGAACGACAGTTGACGACGCTGTCCTCGATCGACGTGGACAGAGCATTGAACCTCGACGAGGTGACTCCGCGCATCGAGGTGAGGACCCGGCGGACACTGACCCCACTCGTTCCGCGGGGCGGCGTCGTCGATCTGCCGGAGAACACCACCGTGGTGACTGTGGATGCATCATGGCGCGCCGCTGCCGCCGACCCCATCGCCGTCGACGTGGTCGCATTCCTGACGACAGCGGATGACGTGGTGTCCAGCGACGAAGACTTCGTGTTCTACAACGCCCCGTCGACGTCCGACGGGGCAGTGGTGCTGTCCCTCGACGGGGACAGCGAGCAGGGCGTCCGCATCGATCTGAGTGTCGTGCCCGACGACATCGAGCGCATCGTGATCGCCGCGGCGATCGAGAACGAGCACACGTTCGGTGATGTCGGTGCGGTATCGATCTCGCTCTCCACGCCCGAGTCGCGTATCGCCACTGCAGTGTTGGATGCCGCAACCACCGAGCGGAGTCTCATTCTGACTGAGATCTACCGGCGGGGCACCGCGTGGAGATTCCGAGCAGTGGGGCAGGGGTACGACGATGGTCTCGCCGCTCTGGCAACCCGGTACGGAGTCGTTGTCGACGACTGATCAGCGCCCGCACCACCATCCGCGCGTGGCGCAACCGCCGACGAGTTCCGACGCGCCGGTCGCGACGACCGGCCGGAAGAGCTGGCGGACGTGTTCGAGGTCGTCAGTTGTCTGGCGACGTCCCTAGGGCTCACGATGGCTGATGTGGCCGCCCTAGCGGCGGACAAGCGGGAGCGGCGCGGTGGCTTCGCAGATCGCGTTCGGTTGGAATGACGCGGTATCAGCCTCTGGCCTGTTCCTTGATGGACGCCAGGTGACCGCGCAGATCCTCCATCCCGTCCGCCGTCAGTCCTAGCGCCTCGCCGTGCTCGGTGGCGGCCGCCTCGAAGATCTCGACCAGGGGCGCGTACTTGCGCAGCAGCTTCGTGCGCTTGGCGTCGTCCGCGAGATACTTGAGACTGCCGGCGTTGTCGACGAAGTCGGACACCTTGACCAGGAAGACCTTGGGATCGCGGATTACAGTCGTCACGTGTTCGGCGTACTGCGTTGCGCGATCCTGGCCGTTCTTCGGCGGGGTGGTCACGGCATCGACGAGTCTGGCGACTTCCGTGCCGAAGTGG
This window harbors:
- a CDS encoding LacI family DNA-binding transcriptional regulator; its protein translation is MTDVARLAGVSHQTVSRVINGHPNVTEATRARVNQAITQLGYRPNTAARALVTGSNRTIGIVGTGHALHGPVSTLYSVERAARQAGYSVLVGVPTSLDEDAINACVRRLQKQGVDGVVVIAPLRTDNGDIAGLAGDLPLVAVEGSPAGELAVVSVDQVAGAREATSHLLELGHREVWHVAGPLGWYEAADRVSGWRMAHEDRGIDPPPMLNGDWTAKSGCAAGTVLAQIAGVTAVFAGNDSMALGVLRAFDAAGRSVPRDVSVVGFDDVPDAEFYSPPLTTIRQEFGEVGIRSVEILLAQIESGTRSTRRFSIAPRLVTRASTGTPPD
- the chvE gene encoding multiple monosaccharide ABC transporter substrate-binding protein → MKFRHLPVAAAAVAIAITVTACGSSTKTADVAPSAGGDTAGALIGVTMPTKSSARWIADGDNLKSALESKGYKVDLQYAENDIPTQVNQIENQITQGAKLLIVASVDGTAITTQLQEAKDNGIGVIAYDRLIRNSPNVDYYATFDNYKVGVDQATSLLVGLGLKNEDGTDKADAPAGPFNIEVFAGSPDDNNATFFFDGAMETLKPYLDKGTLKIGSGESDFETAATLRWDPATAQKRMEDLLTKTYSSGQKVQGVLSPYDGLSIGILSALKSNGYGTAGQPYPIVTGQDAEVPSVKSIIAGEQYATIYKDTRELAAVTIQMAQAVLEGQTPETNNTTDYDNGEKVVPAYLLQPEIVYKDNYEKLLVDGGYYTEDQLK
- the mmsB gene encoding multiple monosaccharide ABC transporter permease → MNQLSTVRGLLTRNLRQSGIFIAFALIILLFTALTGGQLLVPQNISNMVVQNSYILILAIGMVVIIIAGHIDLSVGSVVAATGAIAGVLMVQQNVPWPLAVLITLVVGGLIGAWQGYWVAYFGIPAFIVTLAGMLVFRAVTLIVLGNQGIGPFPGPVRTLSNGFLPGFLGNVGLGPLGGADIFTLLVAIAAIVGIVLSQWRTRMGRQKYGQVVDALPLFIAKLTFAGLLVLAIAVQLARFKNLPYVLILLAVLVMGYSTLAGRTVFGRHVYAIGGNIHAASLSGIKVKPVTFWLFVNMGVLSALAGIIFAGRLNQAGPTAGNGFELDAIAAAFIGGAAVQGGVGRIVGALTGGLIIAVINSGMSLIGSPSERVQLVKGLVLLAAVAFDIWTKRRAASGRGGGPDKAEKPAPSTYMGLPVPAEMLGGTTPSAPGPAVTVPPSTPN
- a CDS encoding TerD family protein, with translation MRSATSVPDDRWVVVDVETSGLKANRDRVLSVAALTLDDHGRVGSEMSTLVNPGCDPGPVHIHNLTPERLAGAPRFEDIAPHLMSMLDGRTMVAHNASFDHGFLKLESMRAGLDMPTRQRLCTLALSRRLQPDLSNHKLSTLAAHWKVMQSQAHDAYDDARVLAQIFTHSSRLARSLDLPLPVVTCSDRLTLYPDSIPRTQCPWENPGRLDVAHGLIRGMRVVISGDTRTPRLRLAEQLTDAGLDVMNSVSRYTSVVVCSDSASESVKVTRARSQGIPVITEYVLHDLMRAVRPGTRKGPRKPVVATMPLPTPSAAPWSTRRVLVMGGSHAESVLMRSRLIQLGATPAVNLSAGVTDVLLLSHGDGDPRMPRVRERQLTTLSSIDVDRALNLDEVTPRIEVRTRRTLTPLVPRGGVVDLPENTTVVTVDASWRAAAADPIAVDVVAFLTTADDVVSSDEDFVFYNAPSTSDGAVVLSLDGDSEQGVRIDLSVVPDDIERIVIAAAIENEHTFGDVGAVSISLSTPESRIATAVLDAATTERSLILTEIYRRGTAWRFRAVGQGYDDGLAALATRYGVVVDD
- the mmsA gene encoding multiple monosaccharide ABC transporter ATP-binding protein, with product MTSQILEMRGITKTFPGVKALQDVTLTVERGEIHAICGENGAGKSTLMKVLSGVYPHDTFDGDIVFDGQACEFSDIRSSEAKGIVIIHQELALSPYLSIAENIFLGNERSKRGFIDWNRTNSEAAALLNRVGLRENPVTVVNDLGVGKQQLVEIAKALSKDVTLLILDEPTAALNDSDSTHLLELLRGLRDEGITCVIISHKLNEIAAIADRTTIIRDGRTIETLDMRNPDVTEDRIISLMVGRDLEHRFPPHESTVGEEVLRIEDWTVHSPTQHGRTVVDKANLTLRRGEIVGLAGLMGAGRTELAMSVFGRSYGTDISGRLYKYGKEIHVKSVNDAIEHGLAYATEDRKRYGLNLIDDIKRNISTAALDKLVAHGFVDDNHEYEVAEGFRKSMNIKAPNVDAVVGKLSGGNQQKVVLSKWIFSDPDVLILDEPTRGIDVGAKFEIYSIINSLADAGKAVLVISSELPELLGLCDRIYALSAGRITGEVTREDATQESLMHLMTRGTGVLR
- a CDS encoding acyl-CoA thioesterase is translated as MTYPGSHAFDDGLTLEPLGDGRYRGRTSAPYNNMVGPFGGLTAATLVRAVELHPDRLGDPVTLTVNFAGPIAEGEFEISTRAVRTNRSNQHWYLELSQDGTVATTATAVFGTRRTTWDALESSPPAMPDPADVDTVDFPEFIAWANNYEMRFTAGALTETESADSVAKLWVRDSPPRPMDFASLTSMSDIFYPRVFQRRGKYVAAGTISLTVHYFATAEDLAAQSDGYVLGTAHARRFHQGYFDQTAELWSTSGTLLATGHQVVYYKD